A single window of candidate division WOR-3 bacterium DNA harbors:
- the mtnA gene encoding S-methyl-5-thioribose-1-phosphate isomerase yields the protein MSSKLTALRFESNHLIILDQTQLPQKVCYLRLRNYIEVISAIKSLKIRGAPLIGVAGAYALAMEANRKVTHSRNDLRKIAERIKLARPTAVNLSWAINRLLQIIDNPQIDDKNLSSLLISEAVKIHLREQLNSYQMSAIGANLIKHDDTIMTICNTGWLATPGIGTALGAIFIAHQQKKNIKVYVLETRPLLQGARLTTFELLSAQIPCVLITDNMMASVMEKVDLVLVGADRIAKNGDTANKIGTLTLAITAHYYQVPFYVVAPSSSFDLTKFCGKEIPVELRNPKEVIDCAEHQVAPSKVNVYNPAFDITPHNLITGFVTEKGIIRPPYIRNIVRQLSNSPIQS from the coding sequence ATGAGCTCAAAATTAACTGCCCTACGATTTGAGAGTAATCATCTCATTATTTTAGACCAGACGCAGCTTCCTCAAAAAGTTTGTTATCTTAGACTCAGAAATTATATAGAAGTAATTTCCGCAATAAAATCATTAAAGATTCGTGGCGCACCCTTAATTGGAGTTGCCGGTGCTTATGCTCTGGCTATGGAAGCAAACCGTAAAGTTACACATAGCCGAAATGATTTAAGGAAAATTGCCGAAAGAATAAAACTGGCACGGCCCACTGCGGTCAATCTGAGTTGGGCAATTAATCGGCTCTTACAAATCATTGATAATCCTCAAATCGATGATAAGAATTTATCATCGTTATTAATCTCTGAAGCGGTCAAAATTCATCTACGAGAACAATTAAACTCTTATCAAATGAGTGCCATCGGAGCTAATCTCATTAAGCATGACGATACGATTATGACAATATGTAATACAGGATGGCTTGCAACTCCCGGCATCGGCACGGCCTTAGGCGCAATTTTTATCGCACATCAACAAAAGAAAAATATCAAAGTGTATGTCTTAGAAACCAGACCTCTACTTCAAGGAGCACGACTTACTACCTTTGAACTTCTTAGCGCCCAAATTCCTTGTGTTCTGATTACAGACAATATGATGGCAAGTGTTATGGAGAAAGTAGACCTTGTTTTAGTGGGGGCGGACCGCATAGCGAAAAATGGAGACACGGCTAATAAAATTGGAACCTTAACTTTAGCCATTACTGCTCACTATTATCAAGTTCCCTTTTATGTCGTTGCCCCCAGTTCCAGTTTTGACCTAACTAAATTTTGCGGCAAAGAGATACCCGTTGAACTGCGAAACCCAAAAGAAGTAATTGATTGTGCCGAACATCAAGTGGCGCCAAGTAAAGTCAATGTGTATAACCCAGCATTTGATATTACGCCCCATAATCTAATTACTGGATTTGTTACGGAAAAAGGAATTATTCGACCACCTTACATAAGAAATATTGTGCGACAATTATCAAACTCTCCAATACAATCTTAA